In Thalassophryne amazonica chromosome 4, fThaAma1.1, whole genome shotgun sequence, a genomic segment contains:
- the rflnb gene encoding refilin-B isoform X1, giving the protein MVGRLNLPNANEEDPLEMSCKAERGLDSPDSGLPSSPSPSAWLQAASADKVRGVSPVSEDERRSPLVPVLPSGSFPQRHSLLFGEGITLEPLPPKEMRYTSSVCYNSERHFIQDVTLQPFGQALEHCRQTVVTLPHSTWRHYKTQLEFEPRQRLQRFRSTTIIYPKKTSLLYATELSYDCHRLARRFLSSVELKEAACRKLSQ; this is encoded by the exons ATggttggcaggttgaacttgccTAATGCCAACGAAGAAGATCCTCTGGAAATGAGCTGCAAGGCTGAACGCGGACTTGACAGCCCGGACTCTGGCTTACCGTCGAGTCCGAGTCCCAGCGCCTGGCTGCAGGCTGCGTCAGCGGACAAAGTCCGGGGCGTGAGCCCGGTGTCGGAGGATGAGAGACGGAGCCCGCTG GTTCCAGTTCTACCCTCAGGATCTTTCCCACAGCGACACTCACTCTTGTTTGGAGAGGGCATAACACTTGAGCCATTGCCACCAAAGGAAATGAG ATATACCTCATCAGTGTGCTACAACTCAGAGCGCCACTTCATCCAGGATGTGACCCTGCAGCCCTTCGGCCAGGCCTTGGAACACTGTAGGCAGACAGTGGTGACTTTGCCCCACAGCACCTGGCGTCACTACAAGACTCAGCTGGAGTTTGAGCCTCGACAGCGGCTGCAGCGCTTCCGGAGTACCACCATTATTTACCCCAAGAAAACCAGCTTGCTGTACGCCACAGAGCTGAGCTATGACTGCCACCGGCTAGCTCGGCGCTTCCTGTCCAGTGTGGAGCTCAAGGAAGCGGCCTGCAGGAAGCTATCGCAGTGA
- the rflnb gene encoding refilin-B isoform X2, with protein MVGRLNLPNANEEDPLEMSCKAERGLDSPDSGLPSSPSPSAWLQAASADKVRGVSPVSEDERRSPLVVLPSGSFPQRHSLLFGEGITLEPLPPKEMRYTSSVCYNSERHFIQDVTLQPFGQALEHCRQTVVTLPHSTWRHYKTQLEFEPRQRLQRFRSTTIIYPKKTSLLYATELSYDCHRLARRFLSSVELKEAACRKLSQ; from the exons ATggttggcaggttgaacttgccTAATGCCAACGAAGAAGATCCTCTGGAAATGAGCTGCAAGGCTGAACGCGGACTTGACAGCCCGGACTCTGGCTTACCGTCGAGTCCGAGTCCCAGCGCCTGGCTGCAGGCTGCGTCAGCGGACAAAGTCCGGGGCGTGAGCCCGGTGTCGGAGGATGAGAGACGGAGCCCGCTGGTAG TTCTACCCTCAGGATCTTTCCCACAGCGACACTCACTCTTGTTTGGAGAGGGCATAACACTTGAGCCATTGCCACCAAAGGAAATGAG ATATACCTCATCAGTGTGCTACAACTCAGAGCGCCACTTCATCCAGGATGTGACCCTGCAGCCCTTCGGCCAGGCCTTGGAACACTGTAGGCAGACAGTGGTGACTTTGCCCCACAGCACCTGGCGTCACTACAAGACTCAGCTGGAGTTTGAGCCTCGACAGCGGCTGCAGCGCTTCCGGAGTACCACCATTATTTACCCCAAGAAAACCAGCTTGCTGTACGCCACAGAGCTGAGCTATGACTGCCACCGGCTAGCTCGGCGCTTCCTGTCCAGTGTGGAGCTCAAGGAAGCGGCCTGCAGGAAGCTATCGCAGTGA